The Oncorhynchus masou masou isolate Uvic2021 chromosome 13, UVic_Omas_1.1, whole genome shotgun sequence genomic interval GAGATTGTGAACAAAGAGAAAAGAGGTATACTGTTCCAAGACAGTGCTTTGTGGAAAATTAAAGGGTTAAAACAAACAGAAATCAATCAAATCACAACTCTGTGCTGACATCTAATCGTTAGAAAATTTGGCAGCAtaaattgatgatgatgatggcgtgATGATGAAGGTGGTGGTGGAAGTGTCCAGTACATTCCCACCATTGGATCTGGACCCACCAACAGAACACGGACCACAAGCAGAGCAACAGACACCCATGATTGGTCAATCACTCTGGAGTTCCAATGACAATGGAAAAATTGaaatgatgtaaaaaaaaaaagtaaaaaaaaaatgaaataaataaaacaaacaaaagaaaGAAAACAACGTAACAAATTGACATATCGGCAAAtcaaagaagaagaaaagaatcgttgtgtaaaaaaaataaaaaaataagcttTTATAAAACACTACAGAATGCAGCAAGTGTCCGTTGCTCTTTAGTTTTGTTGTTGCAGACAGATGTGAGGTTGCCATGGTGACCATAAGAAGCCCGTGTAAGACTGGAGTAGTTGCATACGTTGGACTCCAGATCTGAAACGACAGAGACGGGACCCAGAGAAGGAGTTTAAAGACATCGGATTGATTGACAGCGGAATGTGGACATTTGGAATTCTGAGATGACTTACCTCTCGGGGGGCGGGGTCTACCAGTGGGGCGGGACATAGCTGTAACCAGGTGTGCCCTGGGACCGGTACTGTGGCATGGTGACATGTTGGTGAGCACCCAGCTGAGCGTGCTGAGGCGTGGTCAACAGGGTTCCTACAGGACGACACCATGCATCATCACTATTGTTTGGACCGTAACATCAGGGACTATATGACGCAGACCAAACTAATACAACTTATACCAAAAACACAATCATTTTAGCATAATCCATTTTGCATAGGAAATTAAAtagaatcatttaaaaaaatgtgtttaatatgaaaatatatttaatgTTCACGTGATGTCAACATGATGTAGCCACATCAGCTTCCTCAGTCATCCGTCCTACCTGCACTCATAGCCATGGTGGTCCCGGCAACCATCCCCATGGCAGCCATTCCGTTGTTTCTAGGGGCTTGGACCGGGGCGGGGTAGAGGGCTGAGGGCATGCTGTTTGGCTGAACCACTGTGGTGTGGTGGATTACATGAGGCTGAGGCTGAGCAGCATACACAGGCTGGGTGTAATACgcctacagacacagagacagaggtcagagtgtgactgtgttagtgtgtgtctgtgtgtgttgatgtgtgtgtgcatgtgagtagTGTGTTGATTTACATAGGGCTGGGCCGCATACACTGGCTGGCCATAATACGCTGCTgcctacagggagacagagagagaggttagggtgtgtgtgtgcttatcaGTACATAAAGGTCCTACTGAGGGTAGTAGACGTTGAGGGAGTAGGATGTGTGTGTACGCTGAGGTTAGGATtgtatataggtgtgtgtgtgtgtttgtatagaaGCTGCTGAGGGTAggagtagggtgtgtgtgtgtgtgtgtgtgtgtttgtgtgaagggTATGTGTGCTTACCTGTGCATATAAGTTCTGCAGGTTCTGCATGCTCTGCAGGTTCTGCATGCTCTGCATGTTCTGCTGGGGGTAGGCACTTCTGATGGGGTACATGGCTGTTTGGTaggggttgggggagggggaGTAGGGCGGAGGGGCTCCGTTCGTCTGGGTGGGGGGCACTTTATACGGAGTACCCGCTGTGgtgtatcctacacacacacacacacagagagaaagagagagataaaacaTAGATCCAGCAGCCAAGACATGTATAAGAGTAACATACCCTTCCTCTCAGTCCTAATGAAGTACTTCAGAAGTGTTCATTTCATCAACAACAATAGTGACTCAAATATTTGTGAAACACCTATATTTCAGTGGCAATTGACGAGACTTTAACTGACTAAATAGACCCAGAAAAGAAAAAACGAAATTAAAATTATTTCAGTAGACTAAAACGTGACAAAAATCATCTCTGTGACCAAAAACAGACTAGTAAATGGACTGGACAAGAGGTTTTGGAGAGATTGAGAGCTTTTCAGGAATGACCCATAATGACCCATAATGACCCACTGGCTCtatgtttttttctctccttttATCGCATGAATCATATTGTGGTCCGCTCTAACACCAGGCTACTTGCAGACCAGACCATTAAACATGTGTTCAGGATACgccttgttcagtcatgttacctcattagctagctaCAGCTAACAACCTGCATTCAGCAGGATGCAACGTTCTGGAGCGTTCAGATAGACATATggtatgtagaacaaacatgcctctgaCATGTTGAATAAGGCATAACGTTAGAAATTCTGATAATAGACCTATCTTCAATTATGTTGGTAGGACAAGGCTATGCATACTTGTGCACATGGAAGTCAGTGATTTATGTTTACTATAGTTTAATGAGGCAATACAAATCCGATGTGACTAAAATGAAAGGGCATTTTGGCCCACTGTTTTTGTCATTTTGACAATAACTAGACTAAATCATTATTCAAATGACAAAACATGTGAATAAGACTTGATAATTTGGCCAAAATGACTACAAATagagaaaattaaaaaaaattgtgCAAAAATGAACACGGCAATAGAATGCAATCCAGTCAGAGAATGACTAGTCAATGTCTCCCCCTAGTGGTAGAGCCTCATCATTACAGTATCCAAGTGGTAAagcctcatcactacagtctACTCCTAGTGGTGTAGCCTCATCATTACAGTCTCCTCCTAGTGGTAGAGTCTcatcactacagtctcctccTAGTGGTAGAGTCTCATCATTACAGTCTCCTCCTAGTGGTAAagcctcatcactacagtctcctccGAGTGGTGTAGCCTCATCATTACAGTCTCCTCCTAGGGGTAGagcctcatcactacagtctctTCCTAGTGGTGTAGCCTCATCATTACAGTCTCCTAGTGGGAGagcctcatcactacagtctcctagtggtaaagcctcatcactacagtctcctagTGGTAGAGCCTCATCACTTcatcactacagtctcctagTGGTAGAGCCTCATCACTTcatcactacagtctcctagTGGTAGAGCCTCATCACTTcatcactacagtctcctagTGGTAGAGCCTCATCACTTcatcactacagtctcctagTGGTAGAGCCTCATCACTTcatcactacagtctcctagTGGTAGAacctcatcactacagtctcctagtggtaaagcctcatcactacagtctcctagtggtagagcctcatcactacagtctcaTCCTAGTG includes:
- the LOC135553170 gene encoding protein FAM168A-like isoform X3 — translated: MNPVYSPVQPGAPYGNPKNMAYTGYPGGYPTAAPTYTPNLYQTGSPGYPPGYTTAGTPYKVPPTQTNGAPPPYSPSPNPYQTAMYPIRSAYPQQNMQSMQNLQSMQNLQNLYAQAAAYYGQPVYAAQPYAYYTQPVYAAQPQPHVIHHTTVVQPNSMPSALYPAPVQAPRNNGMAAMGMVAGTTMAMSAGTLLTTPQHAQLGAHQHVTMPQYRSQGTPGYSYVPPHW
- the LOC135553170 gene encoding protein FAM168A-like isoform X1; this translates as MASGHPTDKYSFMYQPDTHKSKNRLSSSMNPVYSPVQPGAPYGNPKNMAYTGYPGGYPTAAPTYTPNLYQTGSPGYPPGYTTAGTPYKVPPTQTNGAPPPYSPSPNPYQTAMYPIRSAYPQQNMQSMQNLQSMQNLQNLYAQAAAYYGQPVYAAQPYAYYTQPVYAAQPQPHVIHHTTVVQPNSMPSALYPAPVQAPRNNGMAAMGMVAGTTMAMSAGTLLTTPQHAQLGAHQHVTMPQYRSQGTPGYSYVPPHW
- the LOC135553170 gene encoding protein FAM168A-like isoform X2 yields the protein MASGHPTDKYSFMYQPDTHKSKNRLSSSMNPVYSPVQPGAPYGNPKNMAYTGYPGGYPTAAPTYTPNLYQTGSPGYPPGYTTAGTPYKVPPTQTNGAPPPYSPSPNPYQTAMYPIRSAYPQQNMQSMQNLQSMQNLQNLYAQAYYTQPVYAAQPQPHVIHHTTVVQPNSMPSALYPAPVQAPRNNGMAAMGMVAGTTMAMSAGTLLTTPQHAQLGAHQHVTMPQYRSQGTPGYSYVPPHW